One Ochotona princeps isolate mOchPri1 chromosome 29, mOchPri1.hap1, whole genome shotgun sequence genomic region harbors:
- the TCN2 gene encoding transcobalamin-2 encodes MGRLGLLLFLLGALGAQAEICEIPRLDSQLVEMLGRHLLPWMDRLSPEDLNPSIYIGLRLSSLQAGSKEDFYLHNLKLKYQQCFSGSASSDTASNCQTQVSMGQLALYLLALRANCRLAEGHKEDRLVSQLKRFLEEERKAIGHDHKGHPYTSYYQYGLSILALCLHQKRVPDYVVGKLLYAVEHDQLFQQGHFSVDTIAMAGLAFTCLERFNFNPDQRTRITTAIGTVREKILRAQTPEGHFGNVYSTPLALQLLMASPAPGVHLGTACTKARAALLASLQDGAFQNALVISQLLPVLNHKTYLDLIFPDCQAQRAMLVPASEAPSLSELPEIITVTLKVSSVTPPYERSLFAISGFSLEEILKWAHEFGGFTYETQTTLSGPYLTSVMGKVAGPREFWQLLRAPNTPLLQGIADYRPKDGETIELRLVSW; translated from the exons ATGGGGCGCCTGGGGCTTCTCCTCTTCCTATTGGGAGCCCTGGGGGCTCAGGCTGAGATCTGTG agaTACCAAGGTTGGACAGCCAGCTAGTGGAGATGCTGGGCCGGCACCTCCTACCGTGGATGGACCGGCTCTCCCCGGAGGACCTGAACCCCAGCATCTACATAGGCTTACGTCTTTCCAGTCTGCAGGCTGGGTCCAAGGAAGACTTCTACCTGCACAACCTCAAGCTCAAGTACCAGCAGTGCTTCTCAGG ATCTGCTTCCAGCGACACTGCCAGTAACTGCCAGACCCAGGTGTCCATGGGCCAACTGGCCCTCTACCTGCTTGCCCTCAGAGCCAACTGCAGGTTGGCAGAGGGCCACAAGGAGGACAGGCTGGTGTCGCAGCTCAAGCGGTTcctggaggaagagaggaaagccaTAG GACACGACCACAAGGGCCACCCCTACACCAGCTACTACCAGTATGGCCTCAGCATCCTGGCACTGTGCCTCCACCAGAAACGGGTCCCTGACTATGTGGTGGGCAAGCTCCTATATGCCGTGGAACATGACCAGCTCTTTCAGCAGGGCCACTTCTCTGTGG ACACAATAGCCATGGCAGGCTTGGCCTTCACCTGCCTGGAACGCTTCAACTTCAACCCGGACCAGAGAACACGGATTACCACAGCCATTGGCACAGTGCGGGAGAAGATCTTGAGGGCCCAGACCCCTGAGGGTCATTTTGGGAATGTCTACAGCACcccactggcactgcag CTACTGATGGCCTCTCCTGCACCTGGGGTACATCTGGGCACAGCATGCACCAAGGCCCGGGCTGCTCTGTTGGCCAGCCTGCAGGACGGAGCCTTCCAGAATGCTCTCGTGATCTCCCAGCTGTTGCCAGTCCTGAACCATAAGACCTACCTGGATCTCATCTTCCCAGACTGCCAGGCACAAAGAG CCATGTTGGTTCCAGCCAGCGAGGCCCCTTCCCTGAGCGAGCTCCCAGAGATTATCACCGTCACTCTGAAGGTCTCCAGCGTCACACCACCATATGAGCGATCCCTCTTTGCCATCTCGGGGTTTTCCTTGGAAGAGATCCTGAAGTGGGCCCATGAATTCGGAGGATTCAC GTATGAAACTCAGACCACTCTGTCCGGCCCCTACCTGACCTCCGTGATGGGGAAGGTGGCTGGACCCCGGGAGTTCTGGCAGCTGCTCCGAGCCCCAAACACTCCCCTGCTGCAAG GCATCGCAGACTACAGACCCAAGGATGGGGAGACCATCGAGCTGAGGCTGGTGAGCTGGTAG
- the SLC35E4 gene encoding solute carrier family 35 member E4, protein MCRCPLEHHEGKMTAAEAAAAATSTSPRAAGPPEWAPGSPQAPGRPGGARVVMAALVWLLAGATMSSLNKWIFTVHGFGRPLLLSALHMLAAGLVCHWRARRPVPGSTRRRVLLLSLTFGTSMACGNVGLSAVPLDLAQLATTTTPLFTMALSALLLGRRHHPLQFAAMGPLCLGAACSVAGEFQAPPAGCGFLLAATCLRGLKSVQQSALLQEERLDAVTLLYATSLPSFCLLAGAALVLEAGVAPLPSPSDSRLWACILLSCFLSVLYNLASFSLLALTSALTVHVLGNLTVVGNLILSRLLFGSRLSTLSYVGVAFTLSGMFLYHNCELVASWAARRRLREKDEPGKDL, encoded by the exons ATGTGCCGCTGTCCGCTGGAGCACCATGAAGGCAAGATGACCGCAGCggaggcagcggcggcggcgaccAGCACCTCTCCGCGGGCAGCCGGACCTCCGGAATGGGCCCCTGGCAGCCCGCAGGCCCCCGGGAGGCCTGGTGGGGCCCGGGTGGTCATGGCGGCGTTGGTGTGGCTGCTGGCTGGAGCCACCATGTCAAGCCTCAACAAGTGGATCTTCACCGTCCACGGCTTCGGGCGGCCCTTGCTACTGTCCgcactgcacatgctggccgCTGGGCTGGTGTGCCACTGGCGCGCGCGGCGTCCCGTGCCGGGGAGCACTCGGCGCCGCGTGCTGCTGCTCAGCCTCACCTTCGGCACGTCCATGGCCTGTGGCAACGTGGGCCTGAGCGCCGTGCCCTTGGACCTGGCACAGCTGGCCACCACGACCACTCCTCTGTTCACCATGGCCCTCTCTGCGCTGCTGCTGGGCCGCCGCCACCATCCGCTGCAGTTTGCCGCTATGGGTCCGCTCTGCCTGGGGGCTGCTTGCAGTGTGGCCGGTGAATTCCAGGCACCTCCGGCCGGCTGCGGCTTCCTGCTGGCTGCCACCTGTCTTCGAGGGCTCAAGTCCGTCCAGCAGA GTGCCTTGCTGCAAGAGGAGAGGCTCGATGCGGTGACCCTGCTGTACGCCACCTCGTTGcccagcttctgtctgctggctggcGCTGCCCTGGTGCTGGAGGCTGGGGTGGCCCCACTGCCCAGTCCCTCTGACTCCCGCCTCTGGGCTTGCATCCTGCtcagctgcttcctgtctgtgctCTACAACCTGGCCAGCTTCTCGTTGCTGGCCCTCACCTCTGCCCTCACTGTCCACGTCCTGGGCAACCTCACCGTGGTGGGCAACCTCATCCTGTCCCGGCTTCTGTTTGGCAGCCGCCTCAGTACCCTCAGCTATGTGGGTGTCGCATTTACCCTTTCGGGAATGTTCCTCTACCACAACTGTGAGTTGGTGGCCTCCTGGGCGGCCCGCCGGAGACTCAGGGAGAAGGATGAGCCTGGCAAGGATCTTTGA